Proteins encoded within one genomic window of Oncorhynchus tshawytscha isolate Ot180627B linkage group LG02, Otsh_v2.0, whole genome shotgun sequence:
- the LOC112222848 gene encoding noggin-2: MDVLINWLRSVLLCWTYLVVFLTSATSMNPNQEQVRSETPMGQKDTDFDDVSFLRTRSSSFVSSSQLIRPYSLSMNEEDYHYAPKPKHLRHNRLLRILGSSFDPFWMSIERPAEARVDTVASGGQTASRGDPPALSNYTTNEGFNFDASPELTEGAARYQRKLQNDAEDLDLSELPANVASTLRDWLVRSATCGMRYQWVKLAPVFWPRWLRHTDCEKSGGSRSCSFPSGMACRQAQTTQIKILAWHCWSSEERGGDGLREMAGIDRGTVVVGTGVAGRKCLWRQVPYPVVTACKCSCK, encoded by the coding sequence ATGGATGTATTGATAAATTGGTTAAGGAGCGTTTTACTGTGCTGGACATATCTGGTTGTCTTTCTCACCAGCGCAACTTCAATGAATCCCAACCAGGAGCAGGTGCGCAGTGAAACCCCTATGGGCCAAAAGGACACAGATTTCGATGATGTATCCTTTCTACGGACCAGATCAAGTAGTTTCGTATCTTCCTCGCAGCTGATTCGGCCATATTCACTCTCGATGAATGAGGAGGATTACCATTACGCTCCGAAACCCAAACACCTGCGGCACAACCGGCTCCTGCGCATTTTGGGCTCGTCTTTTGATCCGTTCTGGATGTCCATAGAACGCCCAGCCGAAGCAAGGGTCGACACCGTTGCGTCTGGTGGTCAAACTGCGTCTCGTGGTGACCCGCCCGCTTTATCAAACTACACCACCAACGAGGGGTTCAACTTCGACGCGTCTCCAGAGCTGACAGAGGGTGCAGCGCGCTACCAACGAAAACTACAAAACGACGCAGAGGATTTGGACTTGAGTGAACTTCCTGCAAACGTTGCCAGCACTCTGCGTGATTGGCTGGTCCGCTCGGCCACCTGTGGAATGCGCTACCAGTGGGTAAAATTAGCTCCAGTGTTCTGGCCCCGCTGGTTACGCCACACCGATTGCGAAAAATCTGGTGGCTCGCGGAGTTGCTCTTTCCCCAGCGGGATGGCATGCCGGCAGGCCCAAACCACACAGATAAAGATACTGGCCTGGCACTGCTGGAGCAGCGAAGAGAGAGGCGGGGATGGGTTAAGAGAGATGGCCGGGATCGACAGGGGGACTGTGGTGGTGGGGACAGGTGTTGCAGGCAGAAAGTGTTTGTGGAGGCAGGTACCTTATCCTGTGGTTACAGCGTGTAAATGTTCATGCAAATAG
- the LOC112263828 gene encoding target of Myb protein 1 isoform X2: protein MEFLIGSPFSSPVGQRIERATSAALHAEDWALNMEICDIINETDEGPKDAVKAIKKRIVGNKSFMEIMLALTVLETCVKNCGHRFHVLVASQDFVEGVLVRAILPKNNPPTTLHDRVLSLIQAWADAFRSSPSLGGVVCVYEDLRRRGLEFPMTDLDALSPIHTPLRSIPENDSSVTVPAPPPQSQTPRGPAASSPTQAALTAVPLQLRDGPISISPEQAQKLRVDLALVRGNLTVMTEMLNQLTPGQSPQEDSELLQQLYQVCREMQSRVVELIPRLLDEGLIEELLVVNDDLNNAFIRYDRFDRLNKAQKTATEQTPARANLIDLSPVPQSLSQPATTSAAASQPAFSAPSNQRQAANHSAPEEDEFDMFAQTRGSSLADQRKSMRYEDPGAVEGLAGALDTRLQVTGAIPSSKPGPKNSTLKEDIDRWLSADTETQPEAGDREGLTSVEFDKFLEERAKVADHIPSTHSLPPVSSRPPPQSARPQESSHDQLFSL from the exons ATGGAGTTTCTCATAGGAAGCCCCTTCTCTTCTCCTGTTGGACAACGAATTG AACGAGCCACCAGCGCCGCGCTGCATGCAGAGGACTGGGCCCTTAACATGGAGATATGTGACATCATCAATGAGACAGACGAAGG ACCCAAAGATGCAGTCAAAGCCATAAAGAAGAGGATTGTTGGTAATAAGAGCTTCATGGAGATCATGTTGGCTTTGACA GTTCTGGAGACATGTGTAAAGAACTGTGGCCACCGGTTCCATGTTCTAGTGGCGTCCCAGGACTTTGTGGAGGGGGTTCTGGTCCGAGCCATCCTGCCCAAGAACAACCCTCCCACCACCCTACACGACCGGGTACTGAGCCTCATACAG gcgtGGGCCGATGCGTTCCgtagctctccctctctgggaggtgtggtctgtgtgtacgAGGATCTGAGGAGGCGGGGCCTGGAGTTCCCTATGACTGACCTGGACGCCCTCTCCCCCATCCACACCCCCCTCAGG AGCATTCCAGAGAACGACTCCTCTGTTACAGTGCCAGCTCCACCACCTCAGAGTCAGACTCCCCGTGGCCCTGCTGCCTCGTCCCCTACCCAGGCTGCACTGACTGCCGTGCCCCTACAACTCCGCGATGgacccatctccatctctcctgaaCAG GCCCAGAAGCTGAGAGTTGACCTGGCTCTGGTCAGGGGGAACCTGACTGTGATGACTGAGATGTTGAACCAGTTGACGCCTGGACAGAGCCCGCAGGAGGACTCAGAGCTACTGCAG CAGTTGTACCAGGTGTGCAGGGAGATGCAGAGCCGTGTGGTGGAGCTGATCCCCAGGCTGCTGGACGAGGGCCTCATAGAGGAGCTGCTGGTCGTCAACGATGACTTAAACAATGCCTTCATCCGCTACGACAG GTTTGACAGACTCAATAAGGCCCAgaaaacagctacagagcag ACTCCTGCCAGGGCCAACCTCATTGACCTCAGCCCTGTGCCCCAGTCCCTCAGCCAACCAGCAACCACCTCTGCGGCCGCCAGCCAACCCGCATTCAGCGCTCCCTCCAATCAGAGGCAGGCAGCCAACCACA GTGCACCAGAGGAGGATGAGTTTGACATGTTTGCCCAGACCAGGGGCAGCTCTCTGGCCGatcagaggaagag TATGCGGTACGAGGACCCAGGAGCAGTGGAAGGACTGGCTGGAGCCCTGGACACCAGGTTACAGGTCACTGGAGCG atTCCTTCGTCTAAGCCTGGCCCTAAGAACTCCACCCTGAAAGAAGACATTGACAGATGGCTGTCTGCGGACACAGAAACG CAACCAGAGGCTGGGGACAGGGAAGGGCTGACCAGTGTGG agtTTGACAAGTTTCTGGAGGAAAGGGCGAAGGTGGCCGACCACATTCCCTCAACACACAGCCTGCCCCCCGTCTCGTCCAGACCCCCGCCACAATCCGCCCGGCCACAGGAGAGCTCCCATGACCAGCTTTTTTCACTCTGA
- the LOC112263828 gene encoding target of Myb protein 1 isoform X1, giving the protein MEFLIGSPFSSPVGQRIERATSAALHAEDWALNMEICDIINETDEGPKDAVKAIKKRIVGNKSFMEIMLALTVLETCVKNCGHRFHVLVASQDFVEGVLVRAILPKNNPPTTLHDRVLSLIQAWADAFRSSPSLGGVVCVYEDLRRRGLEFPMTDLDALSPIHTPLRSIPENDSSVTVPAPPPQSQTPRGPAASSPTQAALTAVPLQLRDGPISISPEQAQKLRVDLALVRGNLTVMTEMLNQLTPGQSPQEDSELLQQLYQVCREMQSRVVELIPRLLDEGLIEELLVVNDDLNNAFIRYDRFDRLNKAQKTATEQQTPARANLIDLSPVPQSLSQPATTSAAASQPAFSAPSNQRQAANHSAPEEDEFDMFAQTRGSSLADQRKSMRYEDPGAVEGLAGALDTRLQVTGAIPSSKPGPKNSTLKEDIDRWLSADTETQPEAGDREGLTSVEFDKFLEERAKVADHIPSTHSLPPVSSRPPPQSARPQESSHDQLFSL; this is encoded by the exons ATGGAGTTTCTCATAGGAAGCCCCTTCTCTTCTCCTGTTGGACAACGAATTG AACGAGCCACCAGCGCCGCGCTGCATGCAGAGGACTGGGCCCTTAACATGGAGATATGTGACATCATCAATGAGACAGACGAAGG ACCCAAAGATGCAGTCAAAGCCATAAAGAAGAGGATTGTTGGTAATAAGAGCTTCATGGAGATCATGTTGGCTTTGACA GTTCTGGAGACATGTGTAAAGAACTGTGGCCACCGGTTCCATGTTCTAGTGGCGTCCCAGGACTTTGTGGAGGGGGTTCTGGTCCGAGCCATCCTGCCCAAGAACAACCCTCCCACCACCCTACACGACCGGGTACTGAGCCTCATACAG gcgtGGGCCGATGCGTTCCgtagctctccctctctgggaggtgtggtctgtgtgtacgAGGATCTGAGGAGGCGGGGCCTGGAGTTCCCTATGACTGACCTGGACGCCCTCTCCCCCATCCACACCCCCCTCAGG AGCATTCCAGAGAACGACTCCTCTGTTACAGTGCCAGCTCCACCACCTCAGAGTCAGACTCCCCGTGGCCCTGCTGCCTCGTCCCCTACCCAGGCTGCACTGACTGCCGTGCCCCTACAACTCCGCGATGgacccatctccatctctcctgaaCAG GCCCAGAAGCTGAGAGTTGACCTGGCTCTGGTCAGGGGGAACCTGACTGTGATGACTGAGATGTTGAACCAGTTGACGCCTGGACAGAGCCCGCAGGAGGACTCAGAGCTACTGCAG CAGTTGTACCAGGTGTGCAGGGAGATGCAGAGCCGTGTGGTGGAGCTGATCCCCAGGCTGCTGGACGAGGGCCTCATAGAGGAGCTGCTGGTCGTCAACGATGACTTAAACAATGCCTTCATCCGCTACGACAG GTTTGACAGACTCAATAAGGCCCAgaaaacagctacagagcag CAGACTCCTGCCAGGGCCAACCTCATTGACCTCAGCCCTGTGCCCCAGTCCCTCAGCCAACCAGCAACCACCTCTGCGGCCGCCAGCCAACCCGCATTCAGCGCTCCCTCCAATCAGAGGCAGGCAGCCAACCACA GTGCACCAGAGGAGGATGAGTTTGACATGTTTGCCCAGACCAGGGGCAGCTCTCTGGCCGatcagaggaagag TATGCGGTACGAGGACCCAGGAGCAGTGGAAGGACTGGCTGGAGCCCTGGACACCAGGTTACAGGTCACTGGAGCG atTCCTTCGTCTAAGCCTGGCCCTAAGAACTCCACCCTGAAAGAAGACATTGACAGATGGCTGTCTGCGGACACAGAAACG CAACCAGAGGCTGGGGACAGGGAAGGGCTGACCAGTGTGG agtTTGACAAGTTTCTGGAGGAAAGGGCGAAGGTGGCCGACCACATTCCCTCAACACACAGCCTGCCCCCCGTCTCGTCCAGACCCCCGCCACAATCCGCCCGGCCACAGGAGAGCTCCCATGACCAGCTTTTTTCACTCTGA